The Blautia pseudococcoides genome segment CCTCTGTTGTTACACTTCTTACTATGGAGAGTTCTTTTTCATGATAACTTACAGTATCTTTTTGAACAGGTTTTTTTGATGCTTTAATATTTGACGTAACAGACCTATATTGATTTAATTCTATTTCAGTGAAAATAAATCCTTTTTTTATTAAATAATTTTGTGCTTTTAAGGCTTCCTGTTTCATGCCCAATTTATAGTGCCACGTTATCAACCTGACATAATCTTTTTTTCTCCATACATACCATTTATTTGCAAACATTAGTTCAGTAGATTTCCATAAACAAGCAGAACATAATTCCTTTTTACATTGATTATAAAAAAAACTGGCGTTCATTCTGATGACATAGTCTAGAGAACCAGTAGCGCCGTAACCATCAAAAATATTTGTTGCTTCAAAGTCTGGGACTTTAATAGAACAAATACTATCTACATTTTCCAAATCATATCTTTCCCCGTCAGATATCAAATATCTCGCTCCACGCCAGCCGTCCTCATCCTCTGGTGATACTTTGTATAAAGACCCATTGCTGAAATAAAGTGTTTTATTTATCATATCTATCATAGCTCCAATAATTGTCTTTTTTTAATTTTGAATTCTTCCTCTGTAATTGTTCCTTCATCCAAAAGTAGTTTATACTTTTTAATTTCATCAGCAGCGGATATTGAAGGAGACTCTCTGCGAATATTGCGTCCCGTTTTGAAATTATCAATGGACCTATTTAAAGCATCTATAAACGGTATTATGGTTTGTTTTTGAATATTATCTATCCTGATGGCAGACGCTCCATCTTGAATGGCAATACTACCAAGTAACAGGCCTATTTTATGACCTACGCTATTTATATGATCAAGGGGTATTTCCCTTTGTTTAAGCCCATATATCATTCCCTTATCCAAAAAGATTAAACGCCTATGAGTTAATACAATTAGCCATGTGTTACCGTCAAAAAAACCGGAAGTAAATGAAAGAACAGCTTCGTTATCATCCAATATACTAGGCAGATATCGGATTTCTTTCTTGGTTCCAAAGGTGTCATGAAACGGTATTTTGCTGATATCGTTTAAGATTTGTTCTAGACTTCTCATATTTATCCCCCTTTTAATCGTATTTAAATTTAAAAATTGCACATATTAACACAAAAAAGGTTGGTGTTAATATGAAAATATTGTTGCAGGAAATTATGCGTTCTAAGAGCTTGACCGTCCGGCAAGTATCTATAATGACTGGTGTTCCAAAATCCACTATAGAGGATATAGCAAACGATAGAACATTCCCACGAATTAACACGCTTGAATCGCTTGCTAAGGGGTTAAACGTACGCATTACAGATCTTTTTGACTCTCCTTATAAATAAGTGTCCGAGCGCCCGGACAAATGTCGAAAAAGCGAAATTTTTGTAGCCTCCAATTCGGATATTTGTTATAATAATAGCAGAAGAAAACATATGTTCTTGAAATTGACTTGCTCCTGGTGTATACTCTTAGCAGAATATATGTTCCCACTGCATTATCCGAGAGGGAGGTACTACATATGGATAACAAAGACAAAAAGCAAAAGGATATTGATACTATTAACAAACTACTTGTAAATGCGCCAGAAGATAAGGTTTCAGAATTATTAATGTTGATAAAACAATATCTCCTACAATAACTTATTCTAGAGAGCCAGCTTACTGGCTCTTTTTAAAATTCTCAATATATTGCGTAGCTATTTTTTCGAGTGTTGCTTTACTGGCATCGTCTAATTGCTCATATGTAATAATTAGCGCTTGGATTGCGGATACAATAATGGAATCCTCACCTCTAAGAAGCATACCAGTATACTTCATCAGCTTTTCCTTGTCTGTCAATTGCTCAAACATTTCGCCATCGCCGTCTCTGAGCCAATCTTCATTTACTCCGAATTCTCTGCAAATATCATTTATTACTCTATCAGGAATACCGGTTCTGCCATTTTCGTAATTTGAAATTGCAAATTTAGTCAAATTAATTTTGCTTCCAAAGTCATCCTGCCTTAATTTAAGCTCATTTCTTAAGTATTTTATTCTCTCATTCAATTCCACAAGTTTCACCTCCTTGAAATAACTATACCACAAAAAGTTTTAAAAAGCAACTAAAAAGTCTTGACAAAGTTTTAAAAAGCGATTAAAATGTTTTTATAAGCTACAGAAAGCGAGGTGAAGACAAATGTTTGATTTGGACAATCAGAAAGAGCAGGAAATCAATCGCATTGTTACTATCTTAAAGCAGATAGACCTTCCAGATATCTTGCTCCTGACTAGGGATGCGAATACGTTGTTACTGAGGCAACAAGAGGTTTCCAGACAAGAAGATATTTTAGATAAAAAGGTGACTACTAATAAGAAAGCAGGATGAGGAGGTGTGAAGATGCTGGCCAGGGAAATGTTGCGTGTTAAGAAAAATCAGAGGGTCAGAGAGTTTGTAACAGAAATTTTTGCAGAGTGTGAAAGAAAAGGGTTCACGATTTCCGACATGAAGGACCTTGCTACGATTTTTCCGGAAATAGTAAACGAGGCCATCATATCTGAGGAAGAAAAAACAGTCTTTACTGTTTCTTCAGATATTCAAGAATCTCAGCATAGCAATGCTCATATTCATTGATGAAGCTTCCAAAGTCGTCAGTATATGCAGGAATAATTTTTTCGTGTTTTATTTCCATTTGCATATAGAGAATTGCTAAATCATGAGCACGTTTCTCTTTATCAATCATGCTATTTCTCCTTTCTGGTGTACTCAGTGCTGCAACACCTGTACCTAGATTATAGGAGATTTGGAAGAAAATGTAAATGTTTGTGTCAACAGGAAATGAGGAGGTGATATGAAAATGGAGAACTTATTTAACTCTATTAATATTGATTTATCAAAAAATATCTTCGAGTTAAACGGAAAACGCATAGAGCATGTAAGTGAATTGGAACTATCGTGCGAAGGAGATAACTGGTTCCTGCGCATTACAAAAGATGAGTTCTACACAGGAACCAGAGGGCAAAAAATCATGGAATGAATTTTGAAATAAAATCACTTACCTCGGTAACACCATTTTTAAAACGATTTTCCATATAAATGATGAAATTATCCTGAATCTGGAAACTGCCGTCGATATATTTTTTTATAAAATTGGCGCGTTTGAGCTCATTCAGTGTTTCAGTAATATCTTCAGTAGTCCATGTGGATAAAGATTTGATTTCTTTATAAAAACCGCTTGAAAAATGTTTTGCGCTTGCCTTGGATTGACTGTTTTTACGTTTTTCAAGATAAGTCTTATAAAGGCTACAAGCGAGCTTAGCGGAATCTTTCGATAATTTCATTTCTGTTCTCCCTTCTGTATACTCAGCCTGGCGGGGCCTGTAAGTACATTATAGGAAGGAAAGAATAGAAAATCAAGAAAAGAGGTG includes the following:
- a CDS encoding PH domain-containing protein gives rise to the protein MRSLEQILNDISKIPFHDTFGTKKEIRYLPSILDDNEAVLSFTSGFFDGNTWLIVLTHRRLIFLDKGMIYGLKQREIPLDHINSVGHKIGLLLGSIAIQDGASAIRIDNIQKQTIIPFIDALNRSIDNFKTGRNIRRESPSISAADEIKKYKLLLDEGTITEEEFKIKKRQLLEL
- a CDS encoding helix-turn-helix domain-containing protein codes for the protein MRSKSLTVRQVSIMTGVPKSTIEDIANDRTFPRINTLESLAKGLNVRITDLFDSPYK
- a CDS encoding helix-turn-helix domain-containing protein yields the protein MELNERIKYLRNELKLRQDDFGSKINLTKFAISNYENGRTGIPDRVINDICREFGVNEDWLRDGDGEMFEQLTDKEKLMKYTGMLLRGEDSIIVSAIQALIITYEQLDDASKATLEKIATQYIENFKKSQ